Proteins encoded in a region of the Betaproteobacteria bacterium genome:
- a CDS encoding YeeE/YedE family protein gives MGTTGSLSTLVVAWGFGLAFAFGIIASKSNFCTMGALSDIVNMGHWGRMRMWLLAIAVAIIGATALQIAGLIDLSKSIYLRPTLGILSPIVGGLAFGIGMSLGSGCANKNLLRIGAGSIRSLVVIVFIAISAYATMKGLPAIWRVTWLDPVAIDLSTWGMKTQSLAEAVARGTGMEARSAIVSTAGLLAVALLIFVFKDARFRRSLVQVASAIAMGLLITAGWYVTGHLGFGENPDTLEVVFAGTNSRTLETFSFVAPAAYTLELFLLWTDKSLAVTFGIASALGIVLGSLTWALVTKSFHLEGFASTADTRDHVIGGLLMGFGGVTALGCTIGQGMSGVSTLAIGSILAALSIIAGGVGTLKYIYWRETRE, from the coding sequence TTGGGAACAACCGGTAGCCTGAGCACGCTCGTCGTGGCGTGGGGGTTCGGCTTGGCGTTCGCATTCGGTATCATCGCCAGCAAATCGAATTTCTGCACCATGGGTGCGCTTTCCGACATCGTCAACATGGGCCACTGGGGTCGCATGCGCATGTGGCTGCTGGCGATCGCCGTGGCGATCATCGGCGCGACCGCGCTCCAAATTGCCGGCCTCATCGATCTCAGCAAATCCATTTATCTGCGTCCAACGCTCGGCATCCTCTCGCCAATCGTCGGCGGACTGGCGTTCGGCATAGGTATGTCGCTCGGCTCCGGTTGCGCGAACAAAAATTTGCTGCGAATCGGCGCAGGCAGCATTCGCTCGCTGGTGGTCATCGTGTTCATTGCCATTTCTGCCTACGCGACCATGAAAGGTCTCCCCGCGATTTGGCGCGTGACGTGGCTTGACCCCGTGGCAATTGATCTGTCCACATGGGGCATGAAGACTCAAAGCCTCGCGGAGGCCGTTGCCCGCGGCACGGGCATGGAGGCACGCAGCGCGATCGTATCAACGGCCGGCCTGCTGGCAGTGGCGCTATTGATCTTCGTTTTCAAGGATGCACGCTTCCGGCGCAGCCTTGTGCAGGTAGCGTCGGCCATTGCAATGGGCCTGCTCATCACTGCTGGGTGGTATGTTACCGGGCACCTCGGCTTTGGTGAAAATCCCGACACGCTTGAAGTGGTATTCGCCGGCACCAATTCCAGGACGCTCGAAACATTCAGCTTTGTCGCCCCCGCTGCGTACACGCTTGAACTCTTCCTGCTCTGGACGGACAAGTCGCTTGCGGTCACTTTCGGCATTGCCTCCGCGTTGGGCATCGTCCTCGGATCCCTCACCTGGGCACTCGTGACAAAGAGCTTTCATCTTGAAGGATTCGCGTCGACAGCAGACACAAGAGACCACGTGATTGGCGGCCTGCTAATGGGCTTTGGCGGCGTAACGGCGTTGGGTTGCACCATTGGCCAAGGCATGTCGGGTGTCTCGACGCTGGCGATCGGCTCGATACTTGCGGCGCTGTCCATCATCGCAGGAGGCGTGGGCACGCTAAAGTACATCTACTGGCGCGAAACGCGCGAATAG
- a CDS encoding porin, with product MTRTRIFLALLAAGCLAPQIALATDGYFSHGYGIKSKGMAGASMTRTDDTFGGANNPAQMVFVGNRLDAGLDWFSPERDAERSGAAIPPLNGKVESGHTNFFIPEFGYNRMISSDMSLGVTVYGNGGMNSSYPQGAYQCPNAQFQFGPANALCGSGKLGVDLSQLLIAPTLSWKFTDGHSVGVSPLFGYQRFKIEGVQLFTQLSGSPGDVSNNGYSSSTGYGIRIGYLGHISNAFRIGASYATKMKMGEFDKYKGLFAEQGGFDMPASYTVGIGLQPMPELSVLLDYKRIQYSGVNSIGNRSSNQAPLGSNGGPGFGWQDISVVKLGVEYALDKSLTLRAGFGRSDNPIEPRDVTFNILAPGVVQDHYTLGFTYSVGKNTEWSVAYMHAPRVTVTGSSLFNALFPIPNAGGNETIGMSQNSLGFAFGTRF from the coding sequence ATGACACGCACCAGAATTTTTCTCGCATTGCTCGCCGCAGGTTGCCTGGCCCCGCAAATTGCGCTGGCAACCGACGGTTATTTCTCGCACGGCTACGGCATCAAGTCAAAAGGCATGGCTGGCGCCAGCATGACGCGCACCGATGACACTTTTGGCGGCGCCAACAACCCCGCACAGATGGTCTTTGTCGGCAATCGGCTCGACGCCGGTCTTGACTGGTTCAGCCCCGAACGCGACGCCGAGCGCAGCGGTGCCGCCATTCCTCCGCTCAACGGCAAGGTCGAAAGCGGCCACACAAATTTTTTCATTCCTGAGTTTGGCTATAACCGGATGATTTCCAGCGACATGTCGCTTGGCGTAACGGTGTACGGCAATGGCGGCATGAACTCCTCGTATCCGCAAGGAGCGTACCAGTGCCCGAACGCGCAATTCCAGTTCGGCCCGGCCAATGCGTTGTGCGGCTCCGGGAAGCTGGGCGTCGACCTCTCGCAACTATTGATCGCCCCGACCTTGTCGTGGAAATTCACCGACGGCCACAGCGTCGGCGTATCGCCATTGTTTGGATATCAACGCTTCAAGATCGAGGGCGTGCAACTCTTTACGCAGTTGAGCGGCAGTCCCGGCGACGTGAGCAACAATGGCTATTCGAGTTCGACGGGCTACGGTATCCGCATCGGCTACCTCGGCCATATAAGCAATGCGTTTCGCATCGGCGCAAGCTATGCCACCAAGATGAAGATGGGTGAGTTCGACAAATACAAGGGCTTGTTTGCCGAGCAGGGCGGTTTCGATATGCCTGCCAGTTACACCGTCGGAATTGGCCTGCAGCCGATGCCGGAATTGTCAGTGCTGCTCGACTACAAACGCATCCAGTATAGCGGCGTGAATTCGATCGGCAACCGCAGCAGCAACCAGGCGCCTTTGGGCTCCAACGGTGGCCCGGGCTTCGGCTGGCAGGATATCAGCGTCGTGAAACTTGGCGTCGAATACGCGCTCGACAAGTCGCTCACCCTGCGCGCCGGTTTCGGCCGCTCGGATAATCCGATCGAACCGCGCGATGTCACTTTCAACATCCTCGCGCCCGGCGTCGTACAGGATCATTACACGCTTGGCTTTACTTACAGTGTTGGCAAGAATACCGAGTGGAGCGTTGCTTACATGCATGCCCCGCGGGTAACGGTCACTGGCTCGTCGCTGTTCAACGCGCTGTTCCCGATCCCCAATGCCGGCGGCAACGAGACCATCGGCATGTCGCAAAACTCGTTAGGCTTCGCCTTCGGCACACGCTTCTGA
- a CDS encoding DsrE/DsrF/DrsH-like family protein, whose translation MATKKMALIATKGTLDMAYPPFILASTAAALGYEVQIFFTFYGLQLLRKDLSDVKISPLANPAMPMPVPMPVLVQILPGMESMATMMMKNKMKSKGVASLEELRALCLEAEVKFVACQMTVDLFEFDKSEFIEEVTYGGASTFMGFAGDTDICLFI comes from the coding sequence ATGGCAACAAAGAAGATGGCGCTCATCGCCACCAAGGGTACGCTCGACATGGCGTATCCACCGTTCATTTTGGCGTCCACGGCGGCCGCGCTCGGATATGAAGTGCAGATTTTCTTCACGTTCTATGGCCTGCAACTTCTGCGCAAGGATTTGTCGGACGTAAAAATCAGTCCGCTTGCAAATCCGGCAATGCCGATGCCCGTGCCCATGCCGGTTCTCGTGCAAATTTTGCCGGGCATGGAGTCGATGGCGACAATGATGATGAAGAACAAGATGAAATCCAAGGGCGTTGCGTCCCTTGAAGAACTGCGGGCGCTCTGCCTCGAAGCCGAGGTCAAGTTCGTCGCCTGCCAGATGACCGTCGATCTGTTCGAATTCGACAAGAGCGAATTCATCGAAGAGGTGACTTACGGCGGCGCATCGACCTTCATGGGATTCGCCGGCGATACCGACATCTGCCTCTTCATTTGA
- a CDS encoding sulfurtransferase TusA family protein, translating into MSFDKEFDASGLSCPLPIVKTKKALNDMSSGQVLKIISTDRGSVADMTAFAEQTGHSLLSSTEEGGKYVFLMKKA; encoded by the coding sequence ATGAGTTTTGACAAGGAATTCGACGCATCCGGCCTTTCCTGCCCGCTGCCCATCGTAAAAACCAAGAAGGCGCTTAACGACATGAGCTCGGGACAGGTTCTCAAGATCATCTCGACTGACCGCGGATCCGTCGCCGACATGACGGCGTTCGCCGAGCAGACCGGCCATTCCCTGCTTTCCTCGACTGAGGAAGGCGGCAAATATGTATTCCTGATGAAAAAGGCTTGA
- a CDS encoding Rieske 2Fe-2S domain-containing protein has protein sequence MSDALNYLLKTRPEALGHYFAFLKDAGKHLDPKTRNLISVITKVHAQTDRGFRQYLGRALREGSTPAEILDALLMAFPALGLAKIIWAVDIILDMNIPEFSPDALASTGEWHDVLAIDDVKDGDVTRIDCDGRGLFIYRSNESFQVYDSRCPHQSTNIPHLALNGSTLTCPKHQWEFDVRSGDCIKKGNSPLKRFDSKVAEGRLLAFW, from the coding sequence ATGAGTGACGCACTGAACTACCTGCTAAAAACCCGACCGGAAGCGTTGGGGCACTACTTTGCCTTCCTGAAAGATGCCGGCAAGCATCTCGACCCAAAAACCAGGAACCTGATTTCCGTCATTACCAAAGTCCATGCGCAGACAGATCGCGGGTTTCGCCAGTATCTGGGGCGAGCATTGCGCGAGGGAAGTACGCCGGCGGAAATTCTCGACGCGCTGCTGATGGCGTTTCCGGCGTTGGGCCTGGCAAAAATCATCTGGGCGGTGGATATCATCCTGGACATGAATATCCCGGAATTCTCGCCCGATGCACTGGCCAGCACCGGTGAGTGGCACGACGTCCTGGCCATTGACGATGTCAAGGATGGTGATGTCACGCGAATTGACTGTGACGGGCGCGGCCTGTTCATTTATCGCAGCAATGAATCCTTTCAGGTGTACGACAGCCGCTGTCCCCATCAGAGCACCAATATTCCGCATTTGGCCCTCAATGGCAGCACCCTGACTTGCCCAAAACACCAATGGGAATTCGATGTCAGAAGCGGCGATTGCATCAAGAAGGGCAACAGCCCGCTGAAGCGCTTCGACTCCAAGGTCGCCGAGGGCCGTTTGCTGGCCTTCTGGTAG
- a CDS encoding STAS domain-containing protein codes for MNGRIGRLFPFVSWWPLRRETLTADLIAGLTVALVLVPQSMAYAQLAGLPPFYGLYAAFLPGMIAALWGSSAQLATGPVAVVSLLTASALAPLAASGSEQFIALAVLLALLVGLIQLTLGAFKLGIVVNFLSHPVIVGFTNAAAIIIGMSQLNKLFGISIGRSEHFLQDVWGMLQQVGETHLPTLMMGVGAFVIMIGMKRFTPKLPNVLVAVALSTLVSWGIAFEHNSTSRVEYIMNGEVSFLASEFMKTESHIARLKEQVNRHVADLKQAQKRGVTGQQVAAVRYEIELLQLELGNAENEKRKNSRSLREFIFEQVPAQERGKPKLYLAGQVPAGETSDGYRWRIGKLGEGELKLIGGGEVVGRIPAGLPELSLPTLRWNDIGLLFSSALVISLVGFMEAISIAKAMAAKTRQRIDPNQELLGQGLANLVGSLSHSFPVSGSFSRSAVNLNANARTGLSSVFASVIVLLTLLFLTPLLYHLPQAVLAAVIIMAVIGLINFSAIKHAWQVHKHDGIAAGVTFVATLAFAPHLDNGILLGAAVAILLFLYRSMKPRVARLGRYTDGTLRDVKVHPEMLTSEHVVPVRFDGQLYFANMAYFEDAVLDAVATKPAAKYVLIVGNGINNLDASGEDIVRQLHERLRDYGITLVFSGLKKQVLDVMHRTGLFEDIGQTHIFPNEDMALAAICRWLGEAGKDDPLNPANMPHP; via the coding sequence ATGAATGGTCGAATCGGCCGCCTTTTCCCCTTTGTTTCATGGTGGCCATTGCGGCGCGAGACGCTAACGGCCGATCTGATCGCGGGCCTCACCGTGGCCCTGGTACTCGTTCCGCAATCCATGGCCTACGCCCAGCTGGCGGGTCTGCCACCCTTCTATGGACTGTATGCGGCATTCCTGCCCGGCATGATTGCCGCGCTTTGGGGATCATCCGCACAGCTTGCCACCGGACCCGTGGCGGTGGTGTCATTGTTGACGGCATCGGCACTTGCTCCACTGGCCGCTTCCGGCTCGGAGCAGTTCATCGCGCTCGCCGTGCTACTTGCACTGCTGGTCGGTTTGATTCAGTTGACGCTTGGTGCGTTCAAGCTGGGCATCGTGGTCAACTTCCTGTCGCATCCGGTTATCGTCGGTTTCACCAATGCCGCCGCAATCATCATCGGCATGTCCCAGCTCAACAAACTGTTCGGCATTTCCATTGGACGCAGCGAACATTTCCTGCAGGACGTCTGGGGAATGCTCCAACAAGTCGGTGAGACGCATCTACCGACTTTGATGATGGGCGTCGGTGCCTTCGTCATCATGATCGGCATGAAGCGCTTCACGCCAAAGTTGCCCAATGTCCTGGTTGCGGTCGCGCTGTCGACGCTGGTGAGCTGGGGCATCGCCTTCGAGCACAACAGCACCAGCCGCGTGGAATACATCATGAATGGCGAAGTCAGCTTCCTGGCGAGTGAATTCATGAAGACAGAATCGCATATCGCGCGGTTGAAAGAACAGGTTAACCGGCATGTCGCGGACCTGAAACAGGCCCAGAAACGGGGCGTGACCGGCCAGCAGGTCGCGGCGGTGCGTTACGAGATCGAACTGCTGCAACTGGAACTGGGCAACGCCGAAAACGAGAAGCGCAAGAACAGCCGTTCGCTGCGCGAATTCATCTTCGAGCAAGTACCCGCGCAAGAGCGCGGCAAACCCAAACTCTATCTCGCCGGGCAAGTTCCGGCCGGCGAGACATCGGATGGATATCGTTGGCGCATCGGCAAACTGGGCGAAGGTGAATTGAAGTTGATCGGCGGCGGAGAGGTCGTGGGTCGCATTCCTGCCGGGCTGCCGGAACTTTCCCTTCCGACCCTGCGCTGGAATGACATTGGACTGTTGTTTTCCAGCGCGCTGGTCATTTCCCTGGTTGGTTTCATGGAAGCAATCTCCATTGCCAAGGCAATGGCCGCCAAGACCAGGCAGCGGATCGATCCGAATCAGGAATTGCTCGGCCAGGGTTTGGCGAACCTGGTAGGCAGCCTCAGTCATTCTTTTCCGGTGAGCGGCTCATTCTCGCGTTCCGCGGTCAATCTCAACGCCAATGCCAGGACCGGCCTGTCGTCAGTGTTCGCCAGTGTCATCGTACTGCTGACGCTGCTGTTTCTGACGCCATTGCTATATCACCTGCCTCAGGCGGTGCTGGCTGCGGTCATCATCATGGCAGTGATCGGCCTGATCAATTTTTCGGCGATCAAGCACGCTTGGCAAGTGCATAAACATGACGGCATTGCCGCCGGCGTAACGTTCGTGGCGACATTGGCCTTCGCGCCGCATTTGGACAATGGCATTCTGCTCGGCGCCGCTGTCGCCATCTTGCTCTTCCTGTATCGCTCGATGAAGCCGCGCGTGGCCCGGTTGGGGCGTTACACCGACGGCACGCTGCGCGACGTGAAGGTCCATCCGGAAATGCTGACCAGCGAACATGTGGTGCCGGTGCGTTTCGACGGCCAATTGTATTTTGCCAACATGGCCTATTTCGAGGACGCCGTGCTGGATGCCGTGGCAACGAAGCCGGCCGCAAAGTATGTATTGATCGTCGGCAACGGCATCAACAATCTCGATGCATCAGGCGAGGACATCGTCAGGCAATTGCACGAGCGGCTACGCGATTACGGCATCACGCTCGTGTTTTCCGGCCTGAAGAAACAAGTGCTGGATGTGATGCATCGCACCGGATTGTTCGAGGACATTGGACAGACGCATATCTTTCCGAACGAAGACATGGCGCTTGCCGCCATCTGCCGGTGGCTTGGCGAAGCCGGGAAGGATGACCCGCTGAATCCAGCCAACATGCCACACCCGTAA
- a CDS encoding SulP family inorganic anion transporter: MVDRPSIRADLIAGLTGALIVLPQGVAFATIAGMPPEYGLYAAMVPAIIAALFGSSWHLVSGPTTAISIAVFAAMSPLADPGSPQFISMVLTLTFLTGLFQLILGLARMGVLVNFISHTVVIGFTAGAALLIAASQVKNFFGLDIARGASFHVVIEQLFLQAGNINPYVCAVGAVTLAAGIAAKKFIPKLPYMIVAMVIGSVVAYLVNREFGAAVTQIKTVGALSAGLPPFSMPDFSYTTLHKVLFPALVVTMLALTEAVSISRSIAVKSEQRIDGNQEFIGQGLSNLIGSFFSAYASSGSFNRSGVNYAAGAQTPLATVFASIFLILVLLLVAPLASYLPTAAMAGILFLVAWGLIDFHHIAEITRISRAEAVILWVTLVGTVIDLEKGIFFGILLSLSLYLYRVSRPSLVPCVPASEEGAYHFVDAKGHPECPQFRIARINGSIFFGAVDYVRDGLMQIDEINPHQKSVMILAHGINFVDVAGAEMLAQEARRRRNLGGGLYFYRCNNAIYNFLRKADKLHDIGAGGFFPAMSNWIKPIYSTLDSEICRTCKTRIFTECHDKLPDGEPRS; the protein is encoded by the coding sequence ATGGTGGATCGCCCATCCATTCGCGCCGACCTGATCGCCGGACTCACCGGCGCACTGATCGTGTTACCGCAGGGAGTGGCCTTTGCCACCATCGCCGGAATGCCTCCGGAATACGGCCTCTACGCCGCGATGGTGCCGGCCATCATTGCCGCCCTGTTCGGATCGAGCTGGCATCTGGTTTCAGGCCCGACCACTGCCATTTCCATCGCGGTGTTCGCCGCCATGAGCCCGCTCGCCGATCCAGGTTCACCACAGTTCATCAGCATGGTATTAACGCTGACCTTTCTGACCGGGTTGTTCCAGTTGATCCTGGGGCTGGCACGCATGGGCGTACTGGTCAATTTCATCTCGCATACGGTGGTTATCGGATTCACGGCGGGTGCCGCGCTGCTGATCGCGGCCAGCCAGGTAAAGAATTTCTTTGGCCTCGACATCGCGCGCGGTGCGTCATTTCATGTTGTGATCGAGCAACTGTTCCTGCAGGCCGGTAACATCAATCCCTACGTCTGCGCGGTGGGCGCGGTCACGCTGGCCGCGGGAATCGCGGCGAAGAAGTTCATTCCCAAACTGCCCTATATGATCGTGGCGATGGTCATCGGCAGTGTCGTCGCCTACCTCGTCAACCGCGAATTTGGCGCCGCCGTCACCCAGATCAAAACCGTGGGCGCGCTATCGGCCGGCCTGCCCCCATTTTCAATGCCGGATTTCTCCTACACAACCCTCCACAAAGTGCTGTTTCCGGCATTGGTCGTCACCATGCTGGCCTTGACCGAGGCGGTCTCCATTTCACGCTCCATTGCCGTGAAATCCGAACAGCGGATCGACGGTAACCAGGAATTCATCGGGCAAGGATTGTCGAATCTGATCGGCAGTTTCTTTTCCGCTTACGCCTCGTCCGGCTCGTTTAACCGCAGTGGTGTCAACTACGCGGCGGGCGCGCAGACGCCACTGGCGACGGTTTTCGCATCGATATTTCTGATTCTTGTCCTGTTGCTGGTGGCCCCCCTGGCTTCCTACCTGCCAACGGCGGCAATGGCGGGTATCCTGTTCCTGGTGGCCTGGGGACTCATCGATTTTCATCACATCGCCGAGATCACCAGAATTAGCCGGGCCGAAGCCGTGATCTTGTGGGTCACATTGGTCGGTACCGTGATCGACCTGGAAAAAGGCATTTTCTTCGGCATTCTGCTCTCGTTGTCACTCTATCTTTATCGTGTTTCCAGGCCATCCCTCGTGCCCTGCGTACCTGCCAGTGAGGAAGGCGCATATCACTTCGTCGACGCGAAGGGACATCCCGAATGTCCGCAGTTTCGCATCGCGCGTATCAACGGTTCAATTTTCTTCGGCGCCGTGGATTATGTGCGCGATGGGCTGATGCAGATCGACGAGATCAACCCGCACCAGAAGTCCGTGATGATCCTCGCGCATGGCATCAATTTCGTTGATGTAGCTGGCGCTGAGATGCTGGCGCAGGAGGCACGACGGCGCCGCAACCTGGGCGGCGGCTTGTATTTCTATCGGTGCAATAACGCCATCTACAATTTTCTGCGCAAGGCCGACAAGTTGCACGACATCGGCGCGGGCGGATTCTTTCCGGCGATGTCGAACTGGATCAAACCCATCTATTCCACGCTCGATTCGGAGATCTGCCGAACTTGCAAGACACGAATCTTCACCGAGTGTCACGACAAGCTGCCGGACGGTGAACCCAGATCATGA
- a CDS encoding DUF3365 domain-containing protein: MRKITLTLTLFAAAFAAADAIADEAQWLNDARKTASSVPPKLLQVLTEEIAKGGPQSAIGVCSEKAPQMAKAASEQSGWTIRRVSLRNRNPKAIPDTWERAALEDFDRRAAAGESPATLEKWDVVASGDKKEYRYMRALPVQQICLSCHGAPETLAPEVTAQLQTRYPGDKGVGYSIGQIRGAMTIRRNM; encoded by the coding sequence ATGCGCAAAATCACCCTGACCCTGACTCTTTTTGCGGCTGCCTTTGCCGCCGCCGACGCAATTGCCGACGAAGCGCAGTGGCTGAATGATGCACGCAAGACTGCCAGTTCCGTGCCGCCCAAACTGCTGCAGGTACTCACTGAAGAAATTGCCAAGGGCGGGCCACAATCCGCCATCGGCGTATGCAGCGAGAAGGCGCCGCAAATGGCCAAGGCCGCCTCGGAACAGTCAGGTTGGACCATACGCCGCGTGAGCCTGCGCAACCGCAATCCCAAGGCAATTCCCGATACCTGGGAACGCGCGGCACTGGAAGATTTTGACCGCCGCGCGGCGGCAGGCGAAAGTCCCGCGACACTGGAAAAGTGGGACGTCGTGGCAAGTGGCGACAAGAAAGAATATCGCTATATGCGCGCCCTTCCCGTCCAACAAATTTGCTTGTCATGTCATGGTGCGCCTGAAACGCTCGCGCCCGAGGTCACCGCGCAGTTGCAAACGCGGTATCCCGGTGACAAGGGAGTTGGCTACTCCATAGGCCAGATTCGCGGCGCCATGACGATTCGCAGGAACATGTAA
- a CDS encoding metallophosphoesterase family protein, translated as MKICVVSDSHDRAPMLAAAVAAAKEAGAEAVVHCGDLIGAMTLRPLIQIGLPVHVVHGNNLGDPVAMWNLCRTSGGLITYHGPDIDLQMGGRRLFATHYPHYGRGLACTGDYDIVCCGHSHVASVVQQPTIIGGMTWLLNPGSVGGLGAPATWLLADLATLDFQIRQLDYPNG; from the coding sequence ATGAAAATTTGTGTCGTTTCCGACAGTCATGATCGAGCACCGATGCTCGCGGCAGCGGTTGCCGCCGCGAAGGAAGCCGGTGCTGAGGCCGTCGTACACTGCGGTGACCTGATCGGGGCGATGACGTTGCGCCCGCTGATTCAGATTGGCTTGCCCGTCCATGTGGTGCATGGCAACAATCTCGGCGACCCGGTCGCGATGTGGAATTTATGCCGCACATCGGGCGGACTGATCACTTATCACGGGCCCGACATCGATTTGCAGATGGGCGGACGCCGTTTGTTTGCCACGCACTATCCGCACTACGGTCGCGGCCTGGCGTGCACGGGTGACTACGATATCGTCTGCTGCGGTCATTCCCATGTCGCCAGCGTGGTGCAACAGCCGACCATCATCGGCGGCATGACATGGCTGTTGAACCCCGGGAGCGTGGGCGGTCTTGGCGCCCCGGCGACCTGGCTGCTGGCGGATCTCGCCACGCTCGATTTCCAGATTCGGCAATTGGACTACCCCAATGGGTAA
- a CDS encoding CoB--CoM heterodisulfide reductase iron-sulfur subunit A family protein → MTETIATSQTILVVGGGVSGMTAALEAAECGREVVLVERSPTLGGRTAMLYRYFPKMCHPTCGLEINLRRLKANRNVRVITMAEVVGIKGERGAYTATLKIRPRYVNENCTACGDCAKAVSSEIPNPYNYGLDKIKAAHLPHAMAYPQRYVLDPSIIGTDEADKAYAACKAEAIDLSMLEETIELPVGAVVWATGWKPYDAAKIQPYGYGLYPDVITSVEFERLADPAGPTGGKLRRPSDGKEAKNIAFIQCAGSRDENHLRHCSRICCMASLKQTQYVREAHGDAAKSTIYYIDIRAIDRFEDFYQNVQKDSTVTFVKSKVARIEQAVNGDPILHGVDTEGYHRYATPHDLVVLAIGMEPESNGIALPDDIVTDSSGFIEGSADGGMLGAGSASSPLDVNRSVQSATGAALRAIKVIHQTAGEVA, encoded by the coding sequence ATGACAGAAACTATCGCGACCAGCCAGACGATTCTCGTGGTGGGCGGTGGCGTCAGCGGCATGACGGCGGCGCTTGAAGCGGCGGAATGCGGACGAGAGGTGGTACTCGTTGAGCGCAGTCCCACCCTGGGTGGGCGCACCGCCATGCTGTACCGGTATTTCCCGAAGATGTGTCACCCGACCTGCGGGCTTGAGATCAATCTGCGGCGACTGAAAGCCAACCGCAATGTGCGGGTAATTACGATGGCGGAAGTGGTTGGCATCAAGGGCGAGCGCGGCGCCTACACCGCCACCTTGAAAATCCGCCCGCGCTACGTCAATGAAAACTGCACTGCCTGTGGTGATTGCGCGAAAGCAGTCAGCAGCGAAATCCCGAATCCCTATAACTACGGTCTCGATAAAATCAAGGCCGCGCACCTGCCGCACGCGATGGCGTATCCGCAGCGCTATGTGCTTGATCCGTCGATCATTGGCACGGACGAAGCCGACAAAGCGTACGCCGCCTGCAAGGCCGAGGCGATTGACCTGTCGATGCTGGAAGAGACAATCGAACTCCCGGTCGGCGCGGTGGTTTGGGCGACCGGCTGGAAACCTTATGACGCAGCGAAGATCCAGCCCTACGGCTACGGGCTCTATCCCGATGTCATCACCAGCGTCGAGTTCGAGCGGCTGGCCGATCCGGCAGGCCCAACCGGTGGCAAATTGCGGCGTCCCTCGGACGGCAAGGAAGCGAAAAACATTGCGTTCATTCAGTGTGCCGGTTCGCGAGACGAGAACCACTTGCGCCATTGCTCGCGCATATGCTGCATGGCCTCGCTGAAGCAGACGCAGTATGTGCGCGAAGCGCATGGCGACGCGGCGAAATCGACCATCTACTACATCGACATCCGCGCTATCGACCGCTTCGAGGATTTTTACCAAAACGTCCAGAAGGATTCGACCGTCACCTTCGTCAAATCGAAAGTGGCGCGCATCGAACAAGCGGTGAATGGCGACCCGATTCTGCACGGCGTGGATACCGAGGGCTATCACCGCTATGCCACCCCGCACGATCTGGTGGTGCTCGCGATTGGCATGGAGCCGGAATCCAACGGGATCGCGCTACCGGACGACATCGTCACGGATTCCTCGGGATTCATCGAGGGTTCGGCCGACGGCGGCATGCTCGGTGCGGGTTCGGCGTCGAGTCCGCTCGATGTCAATCGTTCGGTGCAAAGCGCCACCGGCGCGGCACTGCGCGCGATCAAGGTCATACACCAGACAGCCGGGGAGGTAGCTTAA